One Denticeps clupeoides chromosome 10, fDenClu1.1, whole genome shotgun sequence genomic window carries:
- the LOC114798896 gene encoding uncharacterized protein LOC114798896 isoform X1 translates to MMSKFEMFLLFSSYFRAECRTVCFCPRCSRMDGSSCIRSAALFVGYNANFKPFLTISFHIPLRIRPTHVPSDSCLLQTTMNPSKSRDLAFPFEGGSFPSLSRDRKPEGPAVPVLQTSFSHQQEQGRELHRADGRCCQYAEHPDAVPLLKMYQCLKTPIDRINLISSSRCFGEMTPCAAAPFATAAARAADRHQAIQRKRRETEEVYRQDCDTW, encoded by the exons ATGATGTCTAAGTTTGAAATGTTCCTGCTATTTTCCAGCTATTTTAGGGCGGAGTGCCGGactgtttgtttttgtccaCGCTGCTCTCGTATGGATGGTTCCTCCTGTATTAGATCGGCAGCTTTATTTGTGGGATACAATGCcaattttaaaccatttttaaCCATTTCTTTTCATATTCCTTTAAGAATAAGACCCACTCATGTGCCTTCGGATTCATGTCTACTGCAAACAACAATGAACCCTTCAAAGTCCAGAGATCTT GCATTTCCCTTTGAGGGAGGGTCATTTCCTTCGCTTTCACGGGACCGCAAGCCGGAAGGGCCCGCCGTCCCTGTTCTCCAGACGTCCTTCAGCCACCAACAGGAGCAAGGGCGGGAGCTCCACAGAGCCGATGGAAGATGTTGCCAGTATGCAGAGCACCCTGATGCTGTTCCTCTTttg aaaatgtaCCAGTGTCTGAAGACTCCAATAGACAGAATCAACCTCATCTCTTCTTCACG GTGTTTCGGGGAGATGACGCCTTGCGCAGCAGCACCATTTGCGACCGCGGCGGCGAGGGCGGCAGACAGACACCAAGCAattcagaggaagaggagggagacTGAGGAG GTGTACCGGCAGGACTGTGACACATGGTGA
- the LOC114798896 gene encoding uncharacterized protein LOC114798896 isoform X3 → MNPSKSRDLAFPFEGGSFPSLSRDRKPEGPAVPVLQTSFSHQQEQGRELHRADGRCCQYAEHPDAVPLLKMYQCLKTPIDRINLISSSRCFGEMTPCAAAPFATAAARAADRHQAIQRKRRETEEVYRQDCDTW, encoded by the exons ATGAACCCTTCAAAGTCCAGAGATCTT GCATTTCCCTTTGAGGGAGGGTCATTTCCTTCGCTTTCACGGGACCGCAAGCCGGAAGGGCCCGCCGTCCCTGTTCTCCAGACGTCCTTCAGCCACCAACAGGAGCAAGGGCGGGAGCTCCACAGAGCCGATGGAAGATGTTGCCAGTATGCAGAGCACCCTGATGCTGTTCCTCTTttg aaaatgtaCCAGTGTCTGAAGACTCCAATAGACAGAATCAACCTCATCTCTTCTTCACG GTGTTTCGGGGAGATGACGCCTTGCGCAGCAGCACCATTTGCGACCGCGGCGGCGAGGGCGGCAGACAGACACCAAGCAattcagaggaagaggagggagacTGAGGAG GTGTACCGGCAGGACTGTGACACATGGTGA
- the LOC114798896 gene encoding uncharacterized protein LOC114798896 isoform X2, with amino-acid sequence MMSKFEMFLLFSSYFRAECRTVCFCPRCSRMDGSSCIRSAALFVGYNANFKPFLTISFHIPLRIRPTHVPSDSCLLQTTMNPSKSRDLAFPFEGGSFPSLSRDRKPEGPAVPVLQTSFSHQQEQGRELHRADGRCCQYAEHPDAVPLLKMYQCLKTPIDRINLISSSRCFGEMTPCAAAPFATAAARAADRHQAIQRKRRETEE; translated from the exons ATGATGTCTAAGTTTGAAATGTTCCTGCTATTTTCCAGCTATTTTAGGGCGGAGTGCCGGactgtttgtttttgtccaCGCTGCTCTCGTATGGATGGTTCCTCCTGTATTAGATCGGCAGCTTTATTTGTGGGATACAATGCcaattttaaaccatttttaaCCATTTCTTTTCATATTCCTTTAAGAATAAGACCCACTCATGTGCCTTCGGATTCATGTCTACTGCAAACAACAATGAACCCTTCAAAGTCCAGAGATCTT GCATTTCCCTTTGAGGGAGGGTCATTTCCTTCGCTTTCACGGGACCGCAAGCCGGAAGGGCCCGCCGTCCCTGTTCTCCAGACGTCCTTCAGCCACCAACAGGAGCAAGGGCGGGAGCTCCACAGAGCCGATGGAAGATGTTGCCAGTATGCAGAGCACCCTGATGCTGTTCCTCTTttg aaaatgtaCCAGTGTCTGAAGACTCCAATAGACAGAATCAACCTCATCTCTTCTTCACG GTGTTTCGGGGAGATGACGCCTTGCGCAGCAGCACCATTTGCGACCGCGGCGGCGAGGGCGGCAGACAGACACCAAGCAattcagaggaagaggagggagacTGAGGAG TGA